Proteins from one Oncorhynchus masou masou isolate Uvic2021 chromosome 12, UVic_Omas_1.1, whole genome shotgun sequence genomic window:
- the LOC135549761 gene encoding anterior gradient protein 2 homolog: MIRGLLLVLFVLVAVAVSSSLAKPEKNIAKRGKRIPQTLSRGWGDQLIWAQTYEEALYWARAQNKPLMVIFHLEDCPHSASMKKAFAEDKDIQKVLDEDFIILNLVYETTDKHLSPDGQYVPRIIFVDPSMTVRADITGRYSNRMYAYEPSDTQLLLSNMQKAKKLLKTEL; this comes from the exons ATGATCCGAGGTCTGCTGTTGGTGTTGTTTGTCCTTGTGGCCGTAGCCGTGTCTTCATCTTTGGCCAAGCCTGAGAAGAACATTGccaagagggggaagaggatcCCTCAGACTCTCTCTAGAG GCTGGGGTGATCAGCTGATCTGGGCTCAAACCTATGAGGAGGCTCTGTACTGGGCCAGGGCACA GAACAAGCCTCTGATGGTCATCTTTCACCTGGAGGACTGTCCCCACAGCGCAT CCATGAAGAAGGCCTTCGCTGAAGACAAGGACATCCAGAAGGTACTTGATGAAGACTTCATCATTCTCAATCTGGTG TATGAAACCACAGACAAGCATCTCTCCCCTGATGGCCAGTATGTCCCCAGAATCATCTTTGTCG ATCCCTCTATGACGGTGAGAGCTGACATCACAGGACGCTACTCCAACCGCATGTACGCCTATGAGCCTTCTGACACCCAACTCT TGTTGAGCAACATGCAGAAGGCCAAGAAGCTGCTGAAGACTGAGTTGTAA